GTCAACTGGCAAAGATTGCTGACTTTATCAATTCAATCAAGACACAAGCTATACCAATTTGGCAAAGTGCCACACCGATCGAACGGGCTGAAGATTTTCGCGCTTGGGTTGCCCAGCTTCCTGAAACAAATATTCCCCTTGATGATGCCGCTTTTGACCGCAGTATTATCTATTATATTAATAGCTAACTAAAGATTACAAACCAAACTAACAGCGCGATCGGCAGCAGGTTATGGCAACTCCGGAGCGACCCCAGGACTATTCCGCCCATTCCAACCTCGATCCCATCGATGAAACGATTCGACTACATGGGTTCGCAGATTTGCTATCGGAACTGGCCAAGGAAGATAAACCCTTGGTAGATACAGATGTGGTGGCCAAAAGTCAGGAAATTGAAAAAAAATTAGATTTGCCACCCATTCCCGATTTGGTCAAGCAAGCCCAAGAGCACTCTGAAGCCTCTGGAGCATTAGACATCCCATCCGAACCCGCTGCAACCATAGCCGATCGCCAGCAAGCTAATGATTCCGAGCAGAGCAATCCAACCTTAACTCCAGTCGATCGCCCTACCCCATCCCCCACTCAAACCCAAACCGAACCCGCCTCCGTGATGGTGGCCACCGACAAGCTGAATGCCCTGTTGGCGGAAGTGTCCCATCTGCGTGATGCTCAAACTAATCTAACCACTCACATCAATGATCTAGAAACTCAGCTAAAGGAGGCAGAAGGTCGATCGATCGATCCATTGGCACTTGATCCATCGTCAGGATCTAATCAAACAGCCAACCAGTTATTCATGGCAAGATTTGGCCTGCTGATTCTATTGGGTTTACTAATATTAATTCCGGTTGGCATCTATCAATATTTCAAGCTGGTGGAACGGGGACGCGAAAAAGCCGTAATGCTGAAGCTAAGCGCAGTGCCGCAATTATCGGTTTATCGGATTGAAGCAGATGTGCGCGGTCAAAACCTAGAGCTGCGCGGTAAGTTGCCCCAGCGGCATTTACGGGATCTGGCCGAAGAAGTGGCCACGGCTGCGCTACCGGGATATCGCGTTAACAATGAAATTATCACGATCGATATCCCTGCTGATCCATTACTGGTCAACGAAGAAGCCCAGCGATTGGCGGCGGCTTTTTCAGCGATCGATGGCATGAACATTGAGGCGCAACTCCAGGGGAGCGAAGTGCTTTTAACCGGAACCGCAATCCGCCAGCAAAGCATCAATGCGCTGGTGCCTGCTTTCAATCAGTTGCCGGGGGTGGAACAAATCACCAATCAGGTGAAATTTACACCACCAGCGATCGCCACCAGGGTCTACTTTGCGTTTGAATCAGCCACAGTTGAGCTAAGGGACATAGATGGCAAGCTAGAAAACGTCAAGCAATTTATGCGCCAAAATCCTACTTTCCGGTTGCGCATTGTTGGCTATGCCAATGCAAATGAATATCTGGCTGAGCAACTAGCTCAGGAACGCGCCCAGGCGGTGAAGAATATTCTTGAAGATCGTGGCATCGATCGCCGTAACATGAGCGCGATCGCTGGGGCGGGCAATCCACCAGGGGTAGCAGCAGATCAAGAAGATTGGCTGAATCAAGCGGTTTTGTTTGAATTAATTGAACCCGATTCAGAGTAAAAATTGAGAGTACAAACTAACCCTGACAGCGCACTAGAAACAAATCAATGGCGATCGCCAACCGATGTAGATCGCACGGTGCTGGTGCAGGCTTGTAACCGAGATTATGTAACTGCGATAGCCGTTGCCAATGCTTGGTATATAGATGGCTCACACTCAAATTGGGAAAAGATTGGCGCAATGCCTGGGCAAACTTGAGATCTTCCACGTCTTTTTCGATCGTGGTGGTCAAGGATGCTCCATTCTCAAAATCACTATAAAAGTAATAGACCATTTGACCAAGGGTGCCCAGGAGCAGAAAGCCATAGATCTGTGAATCGGCCTTGCCATAGCCGCGAATAATAATATCGCTAAACTTACTGCAAACCATGTCCCCCAGCGCATAGAAGCGCAGATTAGCCATTGCGGCATCAACCCCATCGATCAATTGCTCCAGGTTATTCTGGCTCGATACTTCCTCCGTGCCATCGCTGTGCTCCACATCAGCAGCATTGGCAGCATTGGCAGCATTGGCAGCATTGGCAGCATTAGCTGGATTATCATTTAGGTTGATCGCCAGTGGCATTGCTGTTTCCGGCAATTGGTTTAGATCAGAAACATAAAAAGTAGCTGCTTGCCCTGCTAAAATAACCTGCTCAGAACGGTAGGCTGCAAACTGACGGCTGATGTCAGAGCGTAAGATATCCTGCGCCATCGAGGTGGGGTCAATCTTGACTCGCTCCATAGACAAAGACCAAATGTCACCAAAGCGCTGTTGAAAAAATAAGGTGGCCAAATGTGGTTTATATTTTGCCTGAATGCCGATCGCCACATGTGACCGGGTTAGTTCTGCTTGCTGATCGCCCCAACTGCTGGATTGAGTCAACTCCATTATCCTGTCTGCTTCATCGGCATCGATCGCCGCAATCGGGGCAGGCGAATCAACCTGGCTAGACAAGGCCAGAGCTTGCTGTAACTGCTCAGTGGTAAGGCTGGGATGAGCATGAGTAATCTGCCATTGTCCCGCTTGCAATATGCCCTGATAGCGTTGATCGCCAGATGAGTTGCCTTGCCGATTGCAAACCGTAATTACCTCCAAACTGGTGCGATCGGGCAGATTTAGTAATAAGTGAGCAAGATGATCAATCCGCTGACTAAACGACCACACCGACGACCAGGATAGGCCAACTTGAATTTGATTGGCATGGTTGCTATACACAAAAATCTGATCGATTTGGGTCCACTCAATTTCCACCATTGTCGCGGTGCTCGGCTCAGGCAGATGGATGTTTAGTAGCAGCTCTATGCCAGCATCACAAAACCAGGCAATGCGCCACAGATGGAGCAGATCGATGATTGGCAGGCTAACTGGTTGCGGGGCGATCGCGCTTAATTCCCGCCGTTGTGCTGCCGCCAGGAGAGGTAATATAAATTTGCGGGCTTGCTTTTCCGAGCGGGCTAGTTGAGCGCTTACCTCAGCTTGCAGGGCTGCCTCTTTTGCTTGATCTTGGGCTATTTCCACCTGCCAATCGGGGAAAACTTGATCTAGGCCGATCGCACTCAAAAGTCTGGGTAAATTACCTGCTCCCCATTCCAACTCCTCTGCGGTGACTCTCTTCCCCGTCAGGATATCAATCATTGCTTGGCGGTTACCACCATCACCCATATGCCAGGTGGCGATCGCATCGGCAATTAATTCTGCCTGCACTTGTAATGCTTCTTGTTGATGGTGCACCCATTTTTTATAGGCGACGATAAACGAAGAACTATCGATCGTGTTCCAAAATTCTGGCTCCAGCTCAATTCCCTGGCTTTTGGTATAGGCCAGGAAATCACCGCCATATTTTTCCGCCAGCGCCCGGATCAATTCTTCATTTTGCAACGATGCCTGATATTGCGGATCTAGTAACGTAAAGTCATGGCAACAACTAAACACCTCTTGCCCCTGCTCAAACAATCGCATATACCAAAGATGAGCATCGGCAGTGGTAAAGCGTACTGCAATTACCGGGGCTGAATTGGGGGCAGATGGCGCAGTTCGAGATAGGTCTAGCAGGGCTGCGTCAATCTGATCGCTGGGAGTCTGCCAAGCATCAACTATCTGCCAGATCCACTGATTAGATTGTTGGACGGGGCGATCGGGCTCAAAATTACACAGCGCCATTGCGAACGACTCAGTGCTTATGCTGCAAGCAGCTATAATATGCATCTTCGTCGCCATTCCTTGCCCTCCAGTTTGTTACGATTTGTCAATTTTACCGATTCAGCATTGGCAGATTACCATCTAAAATCTCCCAAAGCTAGAGCCCTAAAGACAGTAATACATTTTGGGGTGGCAAACGCATTTTCTTTTATCTTTACCTTTCCAATGAGCCAGCTAACCTGATATGCAGCTATTTTCAGATCGCGGCTTTTTAGCTAATTGAGCTACTTGAAATCACAATATGCAAACTAACTAAAGCAGTGTCAAGAGACTTGCTGGGCGGGAATATCGATCGATTAGCTCCAAATATTGCTGCTTATTAATATCAACCTTGTACAATATCTCGCTTCAGAAAACCCTAATCAAGAGAATATCAAGGCTTCAGCATTTTAGTTGTATATCACACTAACTAATCAAGCCGATCGATATATTGAATATCAATGTAGATTGAATATCAATGTAGTTGGTATTGGTCTCGGAACCGATGCCACCACATTTTTAGTCAAGAGCGATCGCCATGCTCAAATCCTAGACTCGCTGCTTAAAGTTTGGTGCCAATGCCCAGGCTCAGCTCGTTAATACTATGCCTAAATTTACAATTAAGTTGAAAATATAAAGTTGAGAATATAAATAAAGCGGATGACGGGAATCGAACCCGCGACCGAAGCTTGGGAAGCTGCTGTTTTGCCACTAAACTACATCCGCAATGATTAGAACTTTTGCCAAAGCCTAGATTTTGCCATTTAGCCAGTAATTTACTCGCCTGTTTAAAGCCTGTTTAAAGCCTGTTTAGAAATATTAAAACCCGAATCGACCAAATCAACAGAGCTTAACAATATTATAATCCTGGGCGCAGCCTTAACTATTTTGTGTAGATGGCTTGGTGCGATCGCTTGGGCAAACTTTAAAATAGCGAATATTCCTTGATTCGATGTGCTTGCTCAGTCCAAGGGCAATTGATATTGATATTGATATTGATATGGTTGTTTTTTATGCATAGATTGGGGGTAGATAACCAGTTAGTTTGATTCTAAACATTGGTGCAGAAGGATTTACAGAAAAAGACGTTTGCGCCAGGCTCAATCCAATGGCCAGATATGATTACATCTACAAGACTATCAGTTTTTGAATTATTTAGGTTACAGCTATGGATGACTTGAGTGGTGGATTGTCTCAGGCTCGCACTTTGTGGTTAGCGGGAGAATACCAACAGGCGGCAGGTATATATGAACAGGCGATCGCCACCGAACCAGATCACCAAACCCACTATTGGCATCTAGGGCTAATGTTGCTGTTGATGGGACAAGAAGCAGAGGCTCAGATGACCTGGTTAATGGCACCAGATTCGTCTGGCGACTTAGACTTGCTGGATGATATTAAAAATATTGAAGATAGAGATCTAGAAAGTGAGCAGGAGTCAGAGGCGATCGCCAACCAAACCATTGATAAACAATCAGATGCTCAGGCAGGTTTACCGCTCGACCAGATTTTAAACCAGGAATGCGATCGCCAGGTAGAACTGGGCAATCTGCAAATGGCCTGGGTGATTCGGCAATATTTACGCGAGTTTTTCCCCGCTGACATCAATAATCTATTGCAGCTTGTGCAACTATCAATCTCGATCGGTAGTTTTCAAAGCAGTGATTTGATCGACCTTGGTTTGATTGATGCTTTAGCAAGTATTAGTGAAACTCCATCTACATCTGAACCTACAGATAGCGATTTCGATACTGCTCTGGAACCTGCAACCGCTACCGCAGGATCAACCCCACCAGCGATCGAGCCAGAACTAATCCTGACCACCATGAAAGCAGTGCTGGATTGTGCAATACCAAGCGAAACAGAGTTTGAATTCACCGCTGCTGCTGCCAATTACATATATTGTTTCATCCCCCAGGTCAATATCCTTGACCAACTGCGGATTATGGCGGAGAAACTCAACTACACCAGACAGCTTCCCCATCTAGCTGTGCGGGTTGTCAAAATATGCCTGGCTCTAGAACCTGAGAACGTTGATTCACTGATTTATATTGCCCACACCTATTCCGATGCCCGTGAGCATAGTGAGGCGATCGCCCATGCCCAACGTGCCTGTGATTTAGCTGAGCGCAACTCATGGAGTCTGGCAATGCAAATTATTGCCCATTACTGCCTCCTCAAAGTATTAATGATCGCCAGTGGTTATTGGCAGCGGGCAACAGCGACTAATCAAAAGATCCAAGCACTGTGTCAAAGTTTATATACTCTACGTCCTGAGCTTTCCCGCCGGGATTTGATGCTGTTGCGAACGGTTAATTTTTTCTCGCCCTACTTTGAAGATAAAGCCCGCCCCAATCGCACGATCCAAAATCAATTTTTACAGTTTTGTCAGGATCAAGCAGAATCTATCTTTCAAGAATTAATCCCAAAATATCGTAATCACCACCAGCAATTGCGACAGCAAAATCAAGCGAGCAAACATAATACAAGCAATCGCCCACTTAAAATTGGTTATCTATCAAGCTGTATGCGTCGCCATTCGGTGGGGTGGTTAGCAAGATGGTTATTTCAATACCATAACCGCGATCGCTTCGAGATCTATACCTACTTCATCAACTTTCGTCAGACCGATGACAAGTTGCAGACCTGGTATGCGCAAAAATCTGACCAAGCCTATCGTGGCGGCATAGACGGCAAGGATGATGGAGTGACCCTGGCAAAAAAAATATTTGCTGACCAAGTTGATATTTTAATTGACCTGGATAGTATTACTTCCTATGTAGCTCCAGAGGTGCTGTCTCTCAAACCTGCACCAATCCAGGTTTCCTGGTTAGGGCTTGATGCAACTGGCGTGCCAACCGTGGATTACTTTATTGCCGATCATTATGTCCTACCGGAATATGCCCAGGAATACTACAGCGAGAAAATCTGGCGATTGCCCCATACCTACCTGGCCGTAGAAGGATTTGAAACTAGCGCTCCAACGTTGAACCGCGATCGCCTCGATATCCCAGCCGATGCAGTGGTGTTCTTAACGGCGCAAACAGGACAAAAACGCCATCCCGATACCACTAGAATGCAGTTGCAAATTATTAGCCAGGTGCCTAATAGCTATTTATTGATCAAGGGCATTGCCGATCAAGAATCCATGCAGAATTTATTTAAAAATCTGGCGATCGAAGCAGGCGTGAGTGAAAATCAACTCAAGTTTTTACCCCTGGTCAAAAATGAAGAGACCCACCGTGCCAACCTGGCGATCGCGGATGTGGTGCTGGATACCTACCCCTATAATGGCGCTACCACAACTATGGAAACTCTCTGGATGGGGATTCCGATCGTCACCAGGGTGGGTGAGCAATTTTCGGCGCGCAATAGCTATGGCATGATGATCAATGCTGGTATTAATGAAGGGATCGCCTGGTCAGATCAGGAATATATTGAATGGGGGGTCAGGTTGGGCAAGGATGAAAAACTACGTCAGCAAATTGCCTATAAATTGCGCATGGGTCGCCACAGTGCGCCATTGTGGAATGCGAAGCAGTTTGTGAAAGAGATGGAGGATGCCTATACTCAGATGTGGCAGGCATATGTTGGCTAATAGACGCTCTGAGGCGTTATGAGGCACTCTAATCAATGCACAATGGTTACTAATTTTTGTGAGGCAGGCAGGTATGGCAGTGGATGCTGATTTTTCCTCATCCGATCAATTTACTTCTAATGCAAATCCTGGCGATCGCTGGCAGGCTCAAATTGAGGCTCACAAGGCCAAAAATGAATATATGCAAGCGGCTGAGGTTTTAGCAGCGGCGATCGAGGCTGAACCCCAGGTCAAGCATTATTATTGGCAATTGGGATTGATGCAATTGCTGGCCGGAGCTGAGGAAGATGCCCAGGTGACCTGGATGTTTGCGATCACCAGTGATGACAGCGAAAGCACGGCGAGCGATACCCAGGAGTTGGTGCGGGTACTCAGCCAGGAAGCGCAACGCCAAGAGCATAAGCAGGAATGGCTGCAAGCGATCCTAGTCAGGCAGTATATTCACCAAATTGATCCTACTGATTTAACTAATCTGTTGGCATTAATCCGGCTGAACATCAAGCAGAATGCCCTGGAGCAAGAGTTGCTAACTACAACAACTGAACAGCTTGTGGCGCAATCTCCATCTCAGCAGGGTAATCCGCCCCTACTACCTGAACACATTGGCAACCAGATCCTGCATACGCTCAAAGCATTATTGAATTATGTTACGCCCGATCGCCCCATCCTTGACTTTATTAGTAGTTGCTTGCCTTATTTAAAACTGAATGTAACCGATCGCCAGACTGGTTTATTGCTTTTGCTCCAGGCAAGTGACAAAGTTGGGTTTAGCCTCAAACAATTTGCGATCGCCATTACCCTGATTGAATTCTGCTTGGATTTAGCACCAGATAACCTGATTGCCTGGAGTTATCTGGCGCAGTTCCACCAGAATATTGGTCAATTCGAGCCCGGTTTGGCGGCCGCCAGGACTCAATATGAAAAATCGCAAACCCTGGTCGATCGCCTCAGCGCTAGTCACATGCTCTTGCGGGGATTGTTGGGAGCAGGAGGTCATTGGCAAGAGGCGCTGCGCACTTTCCAAAACCATCTCAAAATGACCGCTGAATTGGTGGCAGCCCAACCTCAAGACCTAGAGCGAATTGATGTCACCAGGCTGATGACCACGTCCTTTTTTACCCCTTACATCAAAGACGAGCCAGCCCAAACTCGGCCGCTCCAAAATCAGCTAATGGCATTGTGTACCGCAAATATTCATCGCTATGCCCAAGCAGCAGTACAGAAGTATGCGACTGGATTTAAGGCTCGCGCTGTAAATGATACTTATCGGCGTAGCGATCGCCGCCTAAAAATTGGTTATCTCTCCAGTGGCTTTTGGCAGCATTCCGTTGGTTGGTTGGCCAGATGGTTAATCAAAAACCATGACCGCGATCGCTTTGATCTGCATGGCTATTTTTTGGATTATCGGCAGGGACAAGACCCATTGCAGGAATGGTATGTCAAACAAATGGATCATTGTTATTTGCAAGGTGTTGATGGGGAGGGTGATACCTTGACAATTAGTAATCGTATTTTTGCCGACGAAATTGATATCCTGATCGACCTGGACAGCATCACCCTGGATACAACCTGTGAAATCATGGCAATGAAACCAGCCCCCCTGCAAGCAACCTGGTTAGGGCTCGATGGATCGGGCTTACCCACGATCGATTATTTTATTGCCGATCACTACTCTTTACCCGCCGAAGCAGACCAATATTATCAAGAAAAAATCTGGCGCTTACCCCATTCTTTCATTGCGGTGGATGGCTTTGAAGCAGCCGTACCGACAATCCATCGCCAGGATTTTGGTATTCCAGCAGAAGCGGTAGTTTACCTAACTGCTCAGGTGGGGCTGAAGCGGCATCCCGATACATTGCAACGGCAATTAGAGATTATTAAGGCAGTGCCCAATAGTTATCTCGCAATCAAAGGGCTAGCTGATAATGCTTCCATGACTAAACTATGCCAGGAGATGGCGGCGGCAATGGAGATCAGTTACGATCGGCTGGTATTTTTGCCCCTTTCGGCCACCGAAGCTGAACACCGTGCTAATTTAACGATCGCTGATGTGGTATTAGATACCTATCCCTACAATGGCGCTACTACCACCCTGGAGACCCTGTGGATGGGGATTCCAATCGTGACCAGGGTGGGCAAACAATTTTCTGCCCGCAATGCCTATTCCCTGATGGTGAATGCTGGTATCAGTGCTGGTATTGCCTGGAGCGATCGAGAATATGTGGAATGGGGAATACGGCTGGGCAGCGATTTGGCTTTGCGGCAACAGGTCTGCTGGCAATTGCGGCAATCGCGCCACAGTCAGCCGCTCTGGGATAGTAAGCAATTTACCCGTGACATGGAAGCCGCTTATATAAACATGTGGCAACAAAAATGGCAGGGTGACGAAACTAATTAAATCAGCATGACCCTTACTCAAGTTGAATATACTTTTCTTTCACTGCTTGCCCAACGCCAGCTTTATCCAAGCCAGCCACGGGTACTGGAGCTAGGCGCACAATATTGGTTTGGCGATGTACCGATCGCCAACTTGCAACAGGCAATCGCTATGCAGATAACCGCGCCAGAGCGCCAGCAACAATTAAGCGATCGCCTCACTCAGGCATTACATGACCATACCCCCGGCCAGGTATTTGAATTGGTGCAAATTGCCTACCAAATTTTGTTTCAGCCCACCAAAGTTGTCACCATCGACCGCGATCGCCCTGAGGCAAATGCCCTAGCCTTGGATCTAAATCTACCCCTGGATTTACCGTCGGATCTGGCTCAACCCTTTGATCTGGTGCTTAATCTCAAAACAGCGGCGCGGGTGTTTAATCTGCATCAGTTTTTTAAGACCTGCCATGAATTAACAGCCCCAGGCGGAGTAATGGTGCAGGCGATGCCATTGGTTGGCCTGAGCGATCGCCACTTTTTTAATTTCCAGCCCCCGTTCTATTGGCAATTGGCTGCTATTAATAACTACGAAATGCTGGCAGTGATGTTTGTGGCGGGCGATCGGTTTATTGAGGTGGTTTCGCCAGCGGGAGTCATGCAATATTGGCAGGATCAACAGGCCACACCAGGGGAGCCACCGATCGCCAACACGGCTATTTATGCGGCGATGCGCCAGAGCGAAAACCCCAAACCATTCCAACTGCCAACCCTGCCACCGGAGCCGATCGCGCCGCAAGTGATCTGGCGATTGCCATTGCCTGCTAATGAATCCAGTGCATCCAGTGAACTTAATGATGCGAATAATACCGACGATATTGATGCCAATGCTTTAAATGATTCACAGCTAGAGTTAGAAACCGCGCCATCAGAGCAGTCTGGGGTGGCAACAAGTTTGGCCACAAGCCTGAATCTAAAGGAATTAAATCTGCTGGTGGCTCCCGATTGGCGGATGCTGGCAGATTTCCTGGCGGTGGATTTGGCCAAGGTAATTAAACATCTAGCTGAGCATCCCCTCAAAGAGCAACTAACCCTGTTGCTGGTAGACAATCTTGCCCCAGAGG
The sequence above is a segment of the Pseudanabaena sp. PCC 7367 genome. Coding sequences within it:
- a CDS encoding OmpA family protein — translated: MATPERPQDYSAHSNLDPIDETIRLHGFADLLSELAKEDKPLVDTDVVAKSQEIEKKLDLPPIPDLVKQAQEHSEASGALDIPSEPAATIADRQQANDSEQSNPTLTPVDRPTPSPTQTQTEPASVMVATDKLNALLAEVSHLRDAQTNLTTHINDLETQLKEAEGRSIDPLALDPSSGSNQTANQLFMARFGLLILLGLLILIPVGIYQYFKLVERGREKAVMLKLSAVPQLSVYRIEADVRGQNLELRGKLPQRHLRDLAEEVATAALPGYRVNNEIITIDIPADPLLVNEEAQRLAAAFSAIDGMNIEAQLQGSEVLLTGTAIRQQSINALVPAFNQLPGVEQITNQVKFTPPAIATRVYFAFESATVELRDIDGKLENVKQFMRQNPTFRLRIVGYANANEYLAEQLAQERAQAVKNILEDRGIDRRNMSAIAGAGNPPGVAADQEDWLNQAVLFELIEPDSE
- a CDS encoding O-linked N-acetylglucosamine transferase, SPINDLY family protein, which translates into the protein MDDLSGGLSQARTLWLAGEYQQAAGIYEQAIATEPDHQTHYWHLGLMLLLMGQEAEAQMTWLMAPDSSGDLDLLDDIKNIEDRDLESEQESEAIANQTIDKQSDAQAGLPLDQILNQECDRQVELGNLQMAWVIRQYLREFFPADINNLLQLVQLSISIGSFQSSDLIDLGLIDALASISETPSTSEPTDSDFDTALEPATATAGSTPPAIEPELILTTMKAVLDCAIPSETEFEFTAAAANYIYCFIPQVNILDQLRIMAEKLNYTRQLPHLAVRVVKICLALEPENVDSLIYIAHTYSDAREHSEAIAHAQRACDLAERNSWSLAMQIIAHYCLLKVLMIASGYWQRATATNQKIQALCQSLYTLRPELSRRDLMLLRTVNFFSPYFEDKARPNRTIQNQFLQFCQDQAESIFQELIPKYRNHHQQLRQQNQASKHNTSNRPLKIGYLSSCMRRHSVGWLARWLFQYHNRDRFEIYTYFINFRQTDDKLQTWYAQKSDQAYRGGIDGKDDGVTLAKKIFADQVDILIDLDSITSYVAPEVLSLKPAPIQVSWLGLDATGVPTVDYFIADHYVLPEYAQEYYSEKIWRLPHTYLAVEGFETSAPTLNRDRLDIPADAVVFLTAQTGQKRHPDTTRMQLQIISQVPNSYLLIKGIADQESMQNLFKNLAIEAGVSENQLKFLPLVKNEETHRANLAIADVVLDTYPYNGATTTMETLWMGIPIVTRVGEQFSARNSYGMMINAGINEGIAWSDQEYIEWGVRLGKDEKLRQQIAYKLRMGRHSAPLWNAKQFVKEMEDAYTQMWQAYVG
- a CDS encoding O-linked N-acetylglucosamine transferase, SPINDLY family protein; its protein translation is MAVDADFSSSDQFTSNANPGDRWQAQIEAHKAKNEYMQAAEVLAAAIEAEPQVKHYYWQLGLMQLLAGAEEDAQVTWMFAITSDDSESTASDTQELVRVLSQEAQRQEHKQEWLQAILVRQYIHQIDPTDLTNLLALIRLNIKQNALEQELLTTTTEQLVAQSPSQQGNPPLLPEHIGNQILHTLKALLNYVTPDRPILDFISSCLPYLKLNVTDRQTGLLLLLQASDKVGFSLKQFAIAITLIEFCLDLAPDNLIAWSYLAQFHQNIGQFEPGLAAARTQYEKSQTLVDRLSASHMLLRGLLGAGGHWQEALRTFQNHLKMTAELVAAQPQDLERIDVTRLMTTSFFTPYIKDEPAQTRPLQNQLMALCTANIHRYAQAAVQKYATGFKARAVNDTYRRSDRRLKIGYLSSGFWQHSVGWLARWLIKNHDRDRFDLHGYFLDYRQGQDPLQEWYVKQMDHCYLQGVDGEGDTLTISNRIFADEIDILIDLDSITLDTTCEIMAMKPAPLQATWLGLDGSGLPTIDYFIADHYSLPAEADQYYQEKIWRLPHSFIAVDGFEAAVPTIHRQDFGIPAEAVVYLTAQVGLKRHPDTLQRQLEIIKAVPNSYLAIKGLADNASMTKLCQEMAAAMEISYDRLVFLPLSATEAEHRANLTIADVVLDTYPYNGATTTLETLWMGIPIVTRVGKQFSARNAYSLMVNAGISAGIAWSDREYVEWGIRLGSDLALRQQVCWQLRQSRHSQPLWDSKQFTRDMEAAYINMWQQKWQGDETN